A window from Enterocloster bolteae encodes these proteins:
- the holA gene encoding DNA polymerase III subunit delta, whose product MQTLNQDIKDRTFKPVYLLFGEEAFLKKSYKSRLREALTDGDTMNYNYFEGKGMNVNEIIGLADTMPFFAEKRLILMEDSGFFKGGAGADELTEYMGGIPESTCLVFVESEVDKRSRLYKAVKKYGYAAELSHQEPAQLARWAAGILSKNGRKITGRTMEFFLSKAGDDMENISSELEKLISYTLGREVITDEDVETICTTQVTNKIFDMITAIAARQTRKAMDLYEDLLTLKEPPMRILFLIARQFNQILQVKDLMGKGMDKSTIASRLKLQPFVVGKIMLQAKTFTREQILSYVNLCVDAEEGVKTGKLQDRLAVELLIANKYE is encoded by the coding sequence ATGCAGACATTGAATCAGGACATAAAAGACCGTACATTTAAGCCTGTATACCTTCTGTTCGGTGAAGAGGCCTTCTTAAAGAAAAGTTATAAGAGCCGTCTGAGAGAAGCCCTTACCGACGGGGATACCATGAATTATAATTATTTTGAAGGCAAAGGGATGAATGTAAACGAAATTATCGGCCTTGCGGACACCATGCCTTTTTTTGCGGAGAAGCGCCTTATACTGATGGAGGACAGCGGATTCTTTAAAGGCGGGGCAGGAGCGGACGAGCTGACGGAGTATATGGGAGGAATCCCTGAATCCACCTGTCTTGTTTTTGTGGAATCGGAAGTGGACAAGAGGAGCAGACTATATAAGGCAGTGAAGAAATACGGCTATGCGGCGGAACTGAGCCATCAGGAACCGGCCCAGCTTGCCAGATGGGCGGCAGGCATCCTGTCTAAAAACGGCAGGAAGATTACCGGCCGCACCATGGAATTCTTTCTGAGCAAGGCTGGGGATGACATGGAGAACATCAGCTCGGAGCTGGAAAAGCTTATAAGCTATACTCTGGGCCGCGAGGTGATTACGGATGAGGACGTGGAGACCATCTGCACCACCCAGGTAACCAATAAAATATTTGACATGATAACAGCCATAGCGGCACGCCAGACCCGCAAGGCCATGGACCTCTATGAGGATCTTCTGACACTGAAGGAACCGCCCATGCGCATCCTTTTTCTGATAGCAAGGCAGTTTAATCAAATCCTTCAGGTCAAGGACCTGATGGGAAAGGGGATGGATAAAAGCACCATAGCGTCCAGGCTTAAGCTTCAGCCCTTTGTGGTGGGAAAAATCATGCTGCAGGCCAAGACATTTACCAGGGAACAGATCCTGTCCTATGTGAATCTCTGTGTGGATGCAGAGGAAGGCGTTAAGACCGGAAAGCTGCAGGACCGGCTGGCGGTGGAACTGCTCATAGCAAACAAATATGAATAA
- the lepA gene encoding translation elongation factor 4, whose protein sequence is MPTVDQSKIRNFCIIAHIDHGKSTLADRIIEKTGLLTSREMQEQVLDNMDLERERGITIKSQAVRTVYKAQDGNEYIFNLIDTPGHVDFNYEVSRSLAACDGAILVVDASQGIEAQTLANVYLALDHDLDVFPVINKIDLPSAEPERVAAEIEDVIGLDASDAPHISAKTGVNIEEVLEAIVHKIPAPKGDPQAPLKALIFDSTYDSYKGVIIFCRIMEGTVKRGTPIRMMATGSEEDVVEVGYFGAGQFIPCEELRAGMVGYITASIKNVRDTRVGDTVTSRDNPCASPLPGYKKVTPMVYCGLYPADGAKYNDLRDALEKLQLNDASLFYEPETSIALGFGFRCGFLGLLHLEIIEERLEREYNLDLVTTAPGVVYRVHKTTGEMMELTNPSNLPDPTEIEYMEEPIVSAEIMVTTEFVGSIMTLCQERRGNYLGMEYIETTRALLKYELPLNEIIYDFFDALKSRSRGYASFDYELKGYERSSLVKLDILVNREEVDALSFIVHADSAYERGRKMCEKLKDEIPRHLFEIPIQAAIGGKIIARETVKAVRKDVLAKCYGGDISRKRKLLEKQKEGKKRMRQIGNVEIPQKAFMSVLKLDDE, encoded by the coding sequence ATGCCAACAGTTGACCAGAGTAAAATTCGCAATTTTTGCATTATAGCACACATTGACCACGGCAAGTCCACCCTGGCTGACCGTATTATTGAGAAAACAGGACTTCTCACCAGCCGTGAGATGCAGGAGCAGGTACTGGATAATATGGACCTGGAACGGGAGAGGGGAATCACCATCAAGTCTCAGGCAGTCCGTACCGTATACAAGGCCCAGGATGGAAACGAGTACATTTTCAACCTGATAGACACGCCGGGACATGTGGATTTTAACTACGAGGTATCACGAAGCCTGGCTGCCTGCGACGGCGCCATACTGGTGGTGGACGCCTCCCAGGGAATCGAGGCCCAGACCCTGGCCAACGTATACCTGGCCCTGGATCATGACCTGGATGTGTTTCCGGTTATCAATAAAATCGACCTCCCCAGCGCGGAGCCGGAGCGGGTGGCAGCGGAAATCGAGGACGTCATTGGCCTGGATGCCAGCGACGCCCCACATATTTCAGCAAAAACAGGCGTTAATATAGAAGAAGTGCTGGAAGCCATAGTCCACAAGATACCTGCTCCCAAGGGAGATCCGCAGGCGCCTTTAAAGGCCCTTATCTTTGATTCCACCTACGATTCCTACAAGGGAGTTATTATATTCTGCCGTATCATGGAGGGTACCGTAAAAAGAGGGACCCCCATCCGTATGATGGCCACCGGATCCGAGGAGGATGTGGTGGAGGTGGGGTATTTCGGCGCAGGCCAGTTCATTCCCTGCGAGGAGCTGCGAGCCGGTATGGTAGGCTATATCACGGCCAGCATCAAGAATGTGCGGGATACCCGTGTGGGCGATACGGTGACTTCCAGGGACAACCCCTGCGCATCTCCCCTTCCCGGTTATAAAAAGGTCACTCCCATGGTATACTGCGGTCTTTATCCGGCGGATGGCGCCAAGTACAATGACTTAAGGGACGCACTGGAGAAGCTGCAGCTCAACGATGCCTCCCTGTTCTACGAGCCGGAGACATCCATTGCCCTGGGCTTTGGATTCCGCTGCGGTTTTCTGGGACTACTGCACCTGGAAATCATAGAAGAACGTCTGGAACGTGAATACAACCTGGACCTGGTGACAACGGCCCCGGGCGTTGTGTACCGGGTGCATAAAACCACGGGCGAGATGATGGAGCTGACCAATCCGTCCAACCTTCCTGATCCTACGGAAATCGAGTACATGGAGGAGCCGATTGTCAGTGCGGAAATCATGGTAACCACGGAATTTGTAGGTTCAATTATGACGCTCTGCCAGGAGCGCAGGGGCAATTACCTGGGTATGGAATATATCGAAACGACCCGCGCCCTTCTGAAATATGAGCTTCCCTTAAATGAAATCATCTATGATTTCTTCGATGCCCTTAAGTCCCGTTCCAGGGGATACGCTTCCTTTGACTATGAGTTAAAGGGGTATGAGCGTTCCAGCCTGGTGAAGCTGGACATCCTGGTGAACCGTGAAGAGGTGGATGCCCTGTCCTTTATCGTACATGCGGATTCCGCCTATGAACGGGGAAGAAAGATGTGCGAGAAGCTGAAGGATGAGATTCCAAGACATCTGTTTGAGATACCGATTCAGGCAGCTATCGGCGGCAAGATCATTGCCAGGGAAACGGTGAAGGCTGTGCGCAAGGACGTGCTGGCCAAGTGCTACGGCGGTGATATCAGCCGTAAGAGAAAACTCCTTGAGAAGCAGAAGGAGGGCAAGAAACGTATGCGCCAGATTGGAAATGTAGAGATTCCGCAGAAGGCATTTATGAGTGTGCTGAAGCTGGATGACGAATAA
- a CDS encoding stage II sporulation protein P yields MRIRRGGVDRLMRRFLTGTVLILLMLLCGRYISRAAGSITKSDYKDMICAGGQWLVEAIWNQAHPAENAGMSGSWPDAWGSTGAINDPDPAYRKYNAVKTFYEEHQYLAWYGNEESGQQTLEEPGVLASGEAAAGAGGTAQGGETVRGGGAGGAGGAKTESSQDLAAGAGGTASGYQGPNQSLETITGTLERPITGNTYVLEQLMDYDFLIKHFYSVHTSTTAGRDLMNAKDLLSRDMTMKGDDSKPQILIYHTHSQEAYKDSGPGQTVVGVGDYLTRLLEAKGYNVYHDTSVYDLKNGQLDRSKAYNYALDGITNILQQNPSIEVVLDIHRDGVGENLHLVTQVDGRDTAQIMFFNGLSQTPEGPIEYLQNPYREDNLAFSLQMQLGAAAYYPGFTRKIYLKGLRYNEHLRPKSSLIEVGAQTNTYEEALNAMEPLSELLDMVLQGNRKDSIIQ; encoded by the coding sequence ATGAGAATAAGACGTGGAGGCGTGGACCGGCTCATGCGCCGGTTTCTGACCGGCACGGTCCTTATACTGCTTATGCTCCTGTGCGGCCGGTATATCAGCCGGGCCGCCGGAAGCATAACAAAGAGTGATTACAAAGATATGATATGCGCAGGCGGTCAATGGCTGGTGGAAGCCATATGGAACCAGGCCCATCCCGCAGAAAATGCCGGGATGTCAGGCTCATGGCCGGATGCCTGGGGAAGCACCGGGGCTATCAATGACCCGGATCCTGCTTACCGTAAATACAACGCGGTTAAAACATTTTATGAAGAACACCAGTATCTTGCCTGGTACGGCAATGAGGAATCCGGCCAGCAGACACTGGAGGAACCGGGAGTCCTGGCCTCAGGGGAAGCCGCTGCGGGCGCAGGAGGAACTGCTCAGGGAGGGGAAACTGTCCGGGGCGGAGGAGCTGGCGGTGCGGGTGGTGCCAAAACAGAAAGCAGCCAGGACCTGGCAGCCGGCGCGGGAGGTACGGCATCCGGATACCAGGGGCCAAACCAGTCCCTGGAGACCATAACGGGGACACTGGAGCGCCCCATTACCGGCAATACATATGTGTTGGAACAGCTGATGGATTACGATTTCCTCATAAAACATTTTTACAGTGTCCACACCTCCACCACGGCGGGCCGTGACCTGATGAATGCCAAGGATCTGCTGAGCCGTGACATGACCATGAAGGGGGATGATTCCAAGCCCCAGATACTTATCTACCACACCCATTCCCAGGAAGCCTATAAGGATTCCGGCCCGGGACAGACCGTGGTGGGCGTGGGGGATTACCTGACCCGGCTTCTGGAAGCCAAGGGTTACAATGTATACCACGACACATCGGTTTATGACTTGAAAAACGGCCAGCTGGACCGGAGCAAGGCTTATAATTATGCCCTGGACGGAATCACCAACATACTGCAGCAGAATCCTTCCATCGAGGTGGTGTTAGATATCCACAGGGACGGGGTGGGGGAGAACCTGCATCTGGTCACCCAGGTGGACGGCAGGGATACGGCGCAGATTATGTTCTTTAACGGGCTGAGCCAGACACCGGAGGGCCCCATTGAGTACCTGCAGAATCCGTACCGGGAGGATAACCTGGCATTCAGCCTCCAGATGCAGCTGGGAGCCGCCGCCTATTATCCCGGCTTTACCCGCAAGATATACCTTAAGGGCCTCCGGTATAATGAACACCTGCGCCCCAAGTCCAGCCTGATCGAGGTGGGGGCCCAGACAAACACGTATGAGGAGGCGTTAAACGCCATGGAGCCCCTGTCAGAACTTTTGGATATGGTGTTGCAAGGAAATAGAAAAGATAGTATAATTCAGTAA
- a CDS encoding putative holin-like toxin, whose product MSTYETLSLMIAFGVLVVMIIGTKK is encoded by the coding sequence ATGAGTACATATGAGACACTTTCGTTAATGATTGCGTTTGGGGTACTTGTTGTTATGATTATAGGTACAAAAAAATAG
- a CDS encoding TIGR01440 family protein, with product MDMMETIELEDLKAQARQVLEELMEAARLKPGQILVVGCSSSEIDSFKIGSHSSAEIGMAVYTALYQELKPKGIYLAAQCCEHLNRALILEAEAAQAYGYEQVNVVPQLKAGGSFATAAYATLEHPVAVEHIKAHAGIDIGDTLIGMHMKDVAVPVRIKTKEIGSAHVVCARTRPKFIGGIRARYDEENM from the coding sequence ATGGATATGATGGAGACAATTGAACTGGAAGATTTAAAGGCTCAGGCCAGGCAGGTGCTGGAGGAGCTTATGGAGGCGGCCCGTCTGAAGCCGGGACAGATTCTGGTGGTGGGCTGTTCATCCAGCGAGATAGACAGCTTCAAGATTGGATCCCACTCAAGCGCGGAGATAGGGATGGCTGTGTATACGGCTCTTTACCAGGAACTAAAGCCAAAGGGAATCTATCTGGCTGCCCAGTGCTGCGAACATTTAAACCGTGCCCTGATTCTGGAGGCAGAGGCAGCTCAGGCTTACGGCTATGAACAGGTGAATGTGGTTCCCCAGCTAAAGGCCGGAGGTTCTTTTGCCACGGCTGCGTATGCCACTCTGGAACACCCCGTGGCAGTGGAGCACATCAAGGCCCATGCGGGAATTGATATCGGGGATACCCTCATCGGCATGCATATGAAGGACGTGGCAGTCCCTGTGCGGATAAAGACAAAAGAGATAGGAAGCGCCCATGTGGTATGCGCCAGGACCAGACCTAAGTTTATCGGCGGTATCAGAGCCCGCTACGACGAGGAGAATATGTAA
- the rpsT gene encoding 30S ribosomal protein S20 produces the protein MANIKSAKKRILVNETKAARNKAIRSKVKTAIKKVDAAVAAGDKAAAQAALLAATTEIDKAATKGVYHKNNASRKVSRLSKAVNSIA, from the coding sequence TTGGCTAACATTAAATCTGCAAAGAAGAGAATCTTAGTAAACGAAACTAAGGCTGCAAGAAACAAGGCGATCAGATCCAAGGTTAAAACTGCAATCAAGAAGGTTGACGCTGCTGTTGCTGCTGGGGACAAGGCTGCTGCCCAGGCTGCACTGCTGGCTGCTACCACTGAGATTGACAAGGCTGCTACCAAGGGAGTATATCACAAGAATAATGCTTCCCGCAAGGTATCCCGCTTATCCAAGGCTGTTAATTCCATCGCTTAA
- a CDS encoding putative holin-like toxin, with protein MSTYEALSLMIAFGVLIVMIIGTKK; from the coding sequence ATGAGTACATATGAGGCACTTTCTTTAATGATAGCGTTTGGAGTACTTATCGTTATGATTATAGGTACAAAAAAATAG
- the gpr gene encoding GPR endopeptidase, which yields MEENAAVNAVNEAAAGTFQVRTDLALEQRESSMGEGGDVSGVRLKEWHHQKSGLKLTEVKILNEQGAKSMGKPRGTYLTLEADRLSKADDDYHSEISEELAHQIRRLMAEMIGYREEDLPSVLVVGLGNDSVTPDSLGPRVLDNLQVTRHLDGQYGNTFLKDRKLPAISGIAPGVMAQTGMETAEILKGIIHETHPDLIIAIDALAARSVRRLGTTIQLTDTGIHPGSGVGNHRHSLTKESLGVPVMAIGVPTVVGAAAIVHDTVSALVGVLAENEGTRGTGSWIEEMDPDGQYQLIRELLEPEFGPLYVTPPDIDQSVKQLSFTISEGIHQAVFP from the coding sequence ATGGAGGAAAATGCAGCTGTAAACGCTGTCAATGAGGCTGCGGCCGGTACCTTCCAGGTGAGAACGGACCTGGCGCTGGAGCAGCGTGAGAGTTCCATGGGCGAAGGAGGAGACGTATCCGGAGTCCGGCTGAAGGAATGGCATCACCAAAAGAGCGGCTTAAAACTGACAGAGGTAAAAATACTGAATGAACAGGGAGCCAAATCAATGGGAAAGCCCAGAGGTACCTACCTTACTCTGGAGGCAGACCGGCTGTCCAAGGCGGATGACGATTACCACAGTGAGATATCGGAAGAACTGGCGCATCAGATACGCAGGCTTATGGCGGAGATGATTGGGTACAGGGAGGAGGATTTGCCCTCGGTCCTGGTGGTAGGGCTGGGAAATGATTCCGTCACCCCGGATTCCCTGGGTCCCCGGGTACTGGATAACCTGCAGGTAACAAGGCATCTGGACGGACAGTACGGAAACACCTTCCTGAAAGACAGGAAACTTCCTGCTATCAGCGGCATAGCGCCCGGAGTCATGGCGCAGACCGGCATGGAGACGGCAGAGATTTTAAAGGGAATCATACATGAAACCCATCCTGACCTGATAATTGCCATTGACGCCCTGGCAGCCAGGAGCGTGCGGCGTCTGGGAACCACAATCCAGCTTACGGATACGGGAATCCACCCGGGCTCCGGGGTTGGAAATCACCGCCACAGCCTGACAAAGGAAAGCTTGGGAGTGCCGGTGATGGCCATTGGGGTTCCCACCGTGGTGGGGGCGGCGGCCATTGTTCACGATACCGTCTCCGCCCTTGTGGGGGTGCTGGCGGAAAATGAGGGTACCAGGGGAACCGGGAGCTGGATCGAGGAAATGGACCCGGACGGACAGTACCAGCTTATACGGGAGTTACTGGAGCCGGAATTCGGTCCTCTTTATGTCACTCCTCCGGACATTGACCAGTCCGTGAAGCAGTTAAGCTTTACCATATCCGAGGGCATCCATCAGGCTGTTTTTCCGTAA
- a CDS encoding AAA family ATPase yields MNRAITISREYGSGGREIGEKLARRLGIPFYDKELIAMIAKEGNIETSVLEANDEVDPDFDNYSPRQVPPDYQIAMTQRIYAAQATVIRNLNDKGPCVIVGRCADAILPDAVNIFVFSDMENRINRIMSLNPGLTREEAKASILAVDKRRKAYHEYYSTTQWGDMDAYDICLNSGLAGVEGCLEAALTYIKYVK; encoded by the coding sequence ATGAACAGAGCAATTACAATCAGCCGCGAGTACGGCAGCGGAGGACGGGAGATTGGCGAAAAACTGGCTCGGAGATTGGGAATTCCTTTTTATGATAAGGAATTGATAGCCATGATTGCGAAAGAAGGAAATATTGAGACTTCCGTATTAGAGGCCAACGATGAGGTGGACCCGGATTTTGATAATTATTCACCGCGGCAGGTTCCGCCGGACTACCAGATTGCCATGACCCAGCGCATTTATGCGGCCCAGGCAACCGTCATCCGCAACCTGAACGACAAGGGGCCGTGCGTTATTGTGGGGCGCTGTGCAGATGCCATACTTCCGGACGCTGTTAATATCTTTGTATTCTCAGATATGGAAAACCGTATTAACCGTATCATGTCCCTGAATCCCGGACTCACCAGAGAGGAGGCCAAGGCCAGCATCCTGGCAGTGGACAAGAGGCGCAAGGCATATCATGAATATTATTCCACCACCCAGTGGGGTGATATGGATGCATATGATATCTGCCTCAACAGCGGACTGGCAGGCGTGGAAGGATGTCTGGAAGCAGCTCTGACCTATATTAAGTATGTGAAATAA
- a CDS encoding DUF4868 domain-containing protein yields MENKREHSTNHATPKTPKEIIVNSLTELFADDEFGFDMFIMMKTGDPPMKHFAFYEGPTGREHDFKLKVQNSIVKSIRDLFLDEEAEYAMAEQAGGNQNIFYIIKQNDDYKPFELLNTPEKQMGPFFMDDRDKADAILFRFRRGVHSIWAYQYILPATIPNKKNQHFFARILDTEQTDCFVEMPEQLFVITRKVDLLVMDDKIITKDIGLMQRHFGFNDFIKASAKKAVSDISDIRLVTNCEKLTAYIERNQTKYSRKMMRIKHYHVVEKTAEELIQIINTVPRWQGVFDIRDGQIYLRTFRDVENLIDLFDERYTVSLVTGDEFDTDVKRLAAPGGMGGED; encoded by the coding sequence ATGGAAAACAAAAGAGAACACAGCACGAACCATGCTACCCCAAAAACGCCAAAGGAAATAATTGTAAATTCATTAACAGAACTGTTTGCGGATGATGAATTTGGGTTTGATATGTTTATCATGATGAAAACCGGGGATCCCCCCATGAAGCATTTCGCTTTTTATGAGGGACCCACTGGCAGGGAACATGATTTTAAGCTCAAAGTCCAAAACTCCATCGTCAAGAGTATCAGAGATCTGTTTCTTGATGAGGAGGCTGAATATGCAATGGCGGAACAGGCAGGGGGCAATCAGAATATTTTTTACATCATAAAACAGAATGACGATTATAAGCCGTTTGAACTTCTGAATACCCCGGAAAAGCAAATGGGTCCTTTCTTCATGGATGACAGGGACAAGGCCGATGCAATACTCTTCCGCTTCAGAAGGGGCGTTCACAGCATCTGGGCTTACCAGTATATACTTCCCGCCACCATTCCCAATAAGAAAAACCAGCACTTTTTTGCCCGGATATTAGATACGGAACAGACTGATTGTTTTGTGGAAATGCCGGAACAGCTCTTTGTAATCACAAGAAAAGTAGATCTGCTCGTCATGGATGACAAAATCATCACCAAAGATATAGGCCTGATGCAAAGACATTTCGGGTTCAATGACTTCATCAAGGCATCAGCCAAAAAAGCGGTGTCTGATATTTCAGATATCCGTCTGGTGACTAATTGTGAAAAATTAACGGCATATATCGAGCGGAACCAGACTAAATATTCCCGCAAGATGATGCGGATTAAACACTACCATGTGGTGGAAAAGACAGCGGAGGAACTGATACAGATAATCAATACAGTCCCCCGCTGGCAGGGAGTATTTGATATCCGTGACGGACAGATTTATCTGAGGACCTTTAGGGATGTGGAAAACCTGATTGATTTATTCGATGAAAGATATACGGTTTCGCTGGTGACGGGGGATGAATTTGATACGGATGTAAAAAGGCTGGCTGCTCCGGGAGGAATGGGAGGGGAGGATTAA